The following proteins are encoded in a genomic region of Nitratireductor sp. GISD-1A_MAKvit:
- the mdh gene encoding malate dehydrogenase, producing the protein MARDKIALIGSGMIGGTLAHLAGLKELGDVVLFDIAEGIPQGKGLDIAESSPVEGFDAKMVGANDYAAIEGADVCIVTAGVARKPGMSRDDLIGINLKVMEQVGAGIKKYAPNAFVICITNPLDAMVWALQKFSGLPKSHVVGMAGVLDSARFRYFLSEEFKVSVEDVTAFVLGGHGDSMVPLTRYSTVAGIPIPDLVKMGWTSKEKIDEIVQRTRDGGAEIVGLLKTGSAYYAPASSAIAMAESYLKDKKRVLPCAAHLAGQYGVKDMYVGVPTVIGAGGVERVIEIDLNKSEQKMFDQSVEAVAGLCEACANIAPNLKK; encoded by the coding sequence ATGGCACGCGACAAGATCGCTCTCATCGGCTCCGGCATGATCGGTGGAACGCTCGCACATCTGGCGGGCTTGAAGGAACTGGGCGACGTCGTCCTGTTCGACATTGCCGAGGGCATCCCCCAGGGCAAGGGACTGGACATCGCCGAATCTTCGCCGGTCGAGGGCTTCGACGCCAAAATGGTTGGCGCCAACGACTATGCGGCCATTGAAGGCGCGGACGTTTGCATTGTCACCGCCGGTGTGGCGCGCAAGCCGGGCATGAGCCGCGACGATCTGATCGGCATCAATCTCAAGGTCATGGAACAGGTTGGCGCGGGCATCAAGAAATACGCCCCCAACGCTTTCGTGATCTGCATCACCAACCCGCTCGACGCCATGGTCTGGGCGCTGCAGAAGTTCTCCGGCCTGCCGAAGAGCCATGTGGTCGGCATGGCCGGCGTGCTGGACTCGGCCCGCTTCCGCTACTTCCTGTCGGAAGAGTTCAAGGTCTCCGTCGAAGACGTGACGGCCTTCGTGCTGGGCGGCCACGGCGATTCCATGGTTCCGCTGACCCGCTACTCCACCGTTGCCGGCATTCCGATCCCGGACCTGGTGAAGATGGGCTGGACGTCCAAGGAGAAAATTGACGAAATCGTGCAGCGCACCCGTGACGGCGGCGCGGAAATCGTCGGCCTTCTGAAGACCGGTTCGGCTTACTACGCCCCGGCCTCATCGGCCATTGCGATGGCGGAGAGCTACCTGAAAGACAAGAAACGCGTCCTGCCCTGCGCGGCACACCTTGCCGGCCAGTATGGCGTGAAGGACATGTATGTGGGCGTGCCCACGGTTATCGGCGCCGGCGGTGTCGAGCGCGTTATCGAAATCGATCTCAACAAGTCTGAGCAGAAGATGTTCGATCAGTCCGTCGAGGCCGTTGCCGGCCTTTGCGAGGCCTGCGCCAACATCGCGCCCAACCTGAAAAAATAG
- a CDS encoding AprI/Inh family metalloprotease inhibitor → MPCCHAADQIRFRIPRGAPLRCPAPIDGVKSWNVEGKQLAFYDANGSVLATLYSSGSGRFDGQTSSGQPISLSR, encoded by the coding sequence CTGCCGTGTTGCCACGCCGCAGACCAAATTCGGTTCCGGATACCGCGCGGGGCCCCGTTGCGTTGTCCGGCTCCGATCGATGGCGTGAAATCGTGGAATGTCGAAGGCAAACAGCTTGCTTTTTACGACGCCAATGGCAGCGTTCTTGCAACCCTCTACTCATCCGGCTCAGGCCGCTTTGATGGTCAGACCAGCAGCGGGCAGCCCATTTCGCTTTCGCGTTGA